ttaaatttccatttttttaacaaatccaACAATTATCCTATAAGTAAACTCTTTCATACCATAACTTcccttattatttattataattattaatattagatCAAAATCATTATGCTTCCAAGTTTAATTATCTTATCTAACCATTCACCTTCCAATCTTTTATCTATAAGTTACCATTAAGTTATTCTAAATTGTCCCTATtgtttgaatattaaaaaattaaattaaattacaagATTGAATCCATTCACTTacataaatttttgttcttcatttttaagTTGCATGCTACGAATTGTCATTGTTTAAATTTTCAGAGTTGATTAGAGTTTGAACTATTTATCTTGCAATGCTTTTAATGTTTGGGCATGTGCAGttagtattttcaaaatttgttttttgtgtttgagaacaaaaaaatcacaaaaaaaaaaagtttgataagagaatgttttttgttctcaagTATTCTTCCTGTTTTCTAAAGCTTGGTTTttagataacaaaaaaaaaaaattagaatgattttcatgttttcaatgaGTGTTCTAGTGTGTTCTTTGTGCATTCTCGCCTCTTCTTTGCACTAAGGCAAAATTCTTTGCACTATgagggaaaattaaaaaaaaaaaaaaattagggatgAAAATGGGAAAATCGGTCGTACAAAAATTATccggtttctttttttttggtcatttccatttcaatattttttttttatatatatttcaggattttatcatatttcaaAGCCAAAACCTccataaattttagaatttcccaaaaaccaaacaaaacataaacAATAACACAAAAAAGACTaagaatgcaaaaaataaaaaagaataattaaaaaaaaaaaaaaaaactgaaactttacCGGGAATCTCTGCAACAACCACAAATCTGAATTTTGGCCTTAATGAATAATGTTTTGATTTTAGAAGAGAAAAATAGTTCACCTGCATAAAAGTTAATTTGGATCTTGGAAGAGGAATAAGAGGAGACAAAGAACTGAAAAGAGAACAGGGAGATACAGAGgagggaaagaaatgaaaaggtaTTGATCTTGGTTTTCGTCCcaatatgttatatatatagtaaggattaaaatttttttataaataaattaatttgatttactttaagaattttttatcttttatataataattaaatataaaatataaaatttaattttaaataaaattataaatatttaaaaaattatcataaatatatcattattagctaattttttatattattaattatattcaaaatagaaaaaatagatcATAAGTTTCCAAGTCTAATGCATTATTGTttgatatcataaattttatcttcataaaaTCCAATCATTGATATTTaccaatttatgatattttaataggataatttactaattattgaaatcaaacatattataaagtaatatttttttaaaaaaaaattaaaactaatgcaaaaaaatttcaaaatggaacattctttatatttaatgaaatgcgaatgtaaaaattatttatagatttataacatcaagttaattaaagaaaatacccaacttaaaaaaaaatacaacaataacaatttccaaacaagtttttttattttatttgttgttaaaagttatttttattaactcaatcaaacatgtttttctttggttttttgaataaaaattattttttagaatttaattttcaaacataattttgtttatgagaacatcaaaaaattattcttaaaaactgaTTTCAAAAACACTTCCCAAGCTTTTAGAAGTGTACGGGCTTCTACTCTTGCATGTATTCTGTTGGTTTTCTCTTATTAGAACTCCAGTGAGGTTCAATTATAAACTGCATGATCACTTTATTTGAAAACGTGGAAGCATCTTACACAAACACGTATGTTTCACAAAAGcagaaaaaacaaggaaaaagacGAGCTTAGACAAGTAGAGAAGATTTGTTGCATTGGAAATGCTCTTCAATACAGTCCAAGCATTTCCTGGTAGCGCTTTATGAAACTTCTCCTGAGCCTTCATGATGCCGTATGCCTCCACCCGTGTATTGAGGTGGCGAGACAGATCTTCTCCGGATCTCCTCCTTCTATCCGAGAAAGCTCATCCCTTAACTCAGGAGACAAATCATACAACTTTAGGTGCTGCAAATTTTTTCGTTGCAGCAATCCATGGGAAAGCCTTTTCATTTTAGGGCTAGTATCAATTACTAAATCCTTCAGATCAGGCATTGCCCCTTCCTCCACAATcaattcttttaattctttaaaattccagAGCTGAAGGGTTTCGAGTTGCTGGAATCCTCCAGAAGTACAGACCATCTTCTTTACCATAGAGGAACAATGGAATAATTTGAGAAATCTCAAGTTTGGCAGCTTCTCTAGGGTCACCATTGGGTTTTGCTCTGCATTCCGACATTCCAATTCCAAGGAGATGAGGTTTGGAGGGTAGAATTCAATTTCATCAGGGAACCTTTCGAGCCTTCCACTTAAGCTTAGATGGTAAAGGTAGGTGTGGTCTGAGAAAGGCATGAGGTGCGGCATGGTTAACATTTGCTCTTCTAAAGTAGGATACAAACACAAGGATTGAAGAGCAGTTAGCTTTTTTACTGACTCGGAAAATCCCTGGTTCTTTGTTTGTGCGATTTCGGTCCATGCAATTGTCAGGTCTCTAAGCTTAATTAATTTTCCCAAGCCTTCACCACAGCACCAACTGCCTGCTCTTAAACCTAACGATTGGAGGTTTGTTAGGTGGCCAACACTCAAAGGACCATTCCTGCACTTACCTATCACTGACTGGCTTGAAACCACACCATGACCGTATAGATGTCTCAAATGGTGCAATTTCCAAATGGTAGAAGgaattatttcaattaaagtGCCTCGAAAGTCTAGGGTTTGTAGATTAGTAAGACGACCTATGGACGATGGAAGACTTTTTATGCGGGTTCCCCTTAAGCACAAGTACTTAAGGTGGATAAGTTCTCCTATGCCTTCTGGGATGGTATTGATAGGCATGCGTTCTAGGTCCAGTACAGTGAGCAATTTGACACGCCTGTGTAAAGATCTCAAAATGTTTTCTTGGAAGCATAcagaaaaacaaatgaaagatCGGAGACTACGTGAAGTATGCAAGTGTTTAGAATTAGTCTTCTTACCTTGATGAATGGTTAGTCGACGAACACTAACAGGGGATGTAGAATCAATGCTTTCATATCCCTCGAAAAATTTTGTATCTTTGGCCTCAGAAATGGCAAGGTCTCGAAGCAGATCGTGCATGCGACAGGACTTCACTCTTCCATCGAAACTCCTGGCAGCCACTTGAATCATGCTTCTATGTACCAATTCCTGTAAGTGATCTTCCGCGACGTCTTCCGCTATTTCTTCTCCTCTTCTTTGTATAAACCCTTCTGCAACCCACAAGCGGATCAACCTATCTGTCCAGATTTCTGAGTCTTCTGGGAAAAGACCACAGTAAAGGAAACAGGACTTCAAGTAATACGGCATATCATTGTAGCTTAAAGCAAGGACCCCCAAACATGAGTCTGGACCTTGATTTAGGTGCCAAGTTAGGCTGTCCAGTACTTTTTGCCAGGAGAGCggtgtcttttcttttcttgattgaAGGCCTCCCAAGACCACAATTGCAAGGGGCAAACCCCCACAATTTGCTACAATTTTCTTTCCCAACTCTTCCAATTCTCTGGGGCAAACAGCATTTGCACTCCCAGCCAGaaaaattttcttgagaaagAGCTCCCAGCTCTCTTCTTCAGTCAGAAAAGAAAGTTCATGGGGAATGGTTTGTGGATCAGCATAAAAACCAATCTCTTTATTGCGTGAGGTGATCAACACCCTGCTGCCATTCACCGAGTCAGGAAAATACAAGCCCAACCTATCCCAAGCTTCATTTCTccacatatcatccataactatcAAGTACTTCTTGGTAGTCAGGTAATCACGAAGCCTATTCCCCAACTCGCTCTCGTTCATTTTACTCCTTTCCTCTTCGGAGAGAATCCTAACACAAACAGCAACGCCTAGCAAAAGCTCCCTGATTGTATACTCTTGAGAGACATAAATCCAAGCATGACAATCAAAGCATTGCTGGACATCATTATCATTATAGACTTTCTTAGCCAGGGTAGTCTTTCCCAAGCCACCCATGCCCACGATGGACACCACAGCTCTCCGCATCTCTCCATTAAGCAGCTTTTGCTTGACGCTTTCTGCATCCTCTTGAATTCCCACCACGTTGACTTCTTCAACAATCGGAGCCCTCCTCTCTTTATGTGGCACAACTTCGTTGGACGAGCTTGCAGCTGGTAAGGTTTCGACACCGTACTTTGATTTGTTAGCCATGATCTTCTCAATCTTGGTATTGATCTCTCTGATTCGAGACTCGAGCTTGTGAACAAATCGTAACTTAAGGAACTTGAGGCATTTGAGACTTCCTTGCTGTTGGTGATTCATCTCGAACATGAACCTGTCGATGACATCTTCGGCATCATAGGTTACGTCCCTGATCTGACTCACCCAGAGCTTGATTCTTGGATCATATCTGCGCTTTGCATCCGCGTCTTTGAGAAAAAGGCGCATCCATTCGAGCTCGCTACTCAACAGCTTCACCTGCTCTTCCACTCTGCTGAGTAGAAATGCTTCCTGGGAAAGCAGGTCAGTTAACTTCCCTAGAAAAACGGTGACAATACTTTCAACCATTAATTGTTTTCGCAGTTGTTGCTGATCGACTGACAACCAGGTTTGTTGATTTTAAATCCAGCTAAGTTCCCAGTTTCAAGGCAATTTCCGGGCAAATGGGAAATCACTTCCAGGCAATTTCAGTTTGAATTTCCACTTTCCAACCAATTTAATGTAGTAGGTCAGGTGGGCCCACTTGACATGACTTACCTCCGTTTTCCATACGGTTTCATTTTGTCAATTATGGTGGGCGGCCTCAACTTAGCCGCTTGCTGACCATCTAGCGTATACTTTTCTTCAGTTTTGAAGTTCAAAGCCTGGGATtcacatttcttcttcttcgctAAAATTGggatttcattgtttttctCTGAGCAGACACTTAAAATTCTAAGTCTAgctctattttttttacccTACTTTGCATGCAATTGATTTGCTGAAGGAGTGAATCGGTCAAGGAAGGCTCCTTTCACTCAAGATGAAAgtgattaaaagaaataaattttaatgtattgtagaccccccccccccccccccccccccccccccccccccccgagGAGCTGGAgctctttttataattatttttttgtggcGGGCTGCTCTCGGGCAGCTAGATAGGATGGGAGGGTAGCCACCAGATGGGACGTGAGCAGCAGGGAGGATGGCTTGCTGaggaagaaaaacagaggaaagaaatGAGGGATCTAGGGGGGAGCTTTTCAGGAAGGaggggaaggaaagaaaaaaaaaacaaagatggtGGGAGAGGAGCAACTATTGGCTTGAGGAGAGCTTCCCAGGTACAACTCCTACAGCTTGTtagtttctcattttttgttatatgGTTGGATTTCCATTTTTAGCTGTCTTTGTGAGCATCAGTTTGTCATTTTGGTGTGGATTGGGGGAT
The sequence above is drawn from the Vitis riparia cultivar Riparia Gloire de Montpellier isolate 1030 chromosome 15, EGFV_Vit.rip_1.0, whole genome shotgun sequence genome and encodes:
- the LOC117931988 gene encoding putative disease resistance protein At1g50180; protein product: MVESIVTVFLGKLTDLLSQEAFLLSRVEEQVKLLSSELEWMRLFLKDADAKRRYDPRIKLWVSQIRDVTYDAEDVIDRFMFEMNHQQQGSLKCLKFLKLRFVHKLESRIREINTKIEKIMANKSKYGVETLPAASSSNEVVPHKERRAPIVEEVNVVGIQEDAESVKQKLLNGEMRRAVVSIVGMGGLGKTTLAKKVYNDNDVQQCFDCHAWIYVSQEYTIRELLLGVAVCVRILSEEERSKMNESELGNRLRDYLTTKKYLIVMDDMWRNEAWDRLGLYFPDSVNGSRVLITSRNKEIGFYADPQTIPHELSFLTEEESWELFLKKIFLAGSANAVCPRELEELGKKIVANCGGLPLAIVVLGGLQSRKEKTPLSWQKVLDSLTWHLNQGPDSCLGVLALSYNDMPYYLKSCFLYCGLFPEDSEIWTDRLIRLWVAEGFIQRRGEEIAEDVAEDHLQELVHRSMIQVAARSFDGRVKSCRMHDLLRDLAISEAKDTKFFEGYESIDSTSPVSVRRLTIHQGKKTNSKHLHTSRSLRSFICFSVCFQENILRSLHRRVKLLTVLDLERMPINTIPEGIGELIHLKYLCLRGTRIKSLPSSIGRLTNLQTLDFRGTLIEIIPSTIWKLHHLRHLYGHGVVSSQSVIGKCRNGPLSVGHLTNLQSLGLRAGSWCCGEGLGKLIKLRDLTIAWTEIAQTKNQGFSESVKKLTALQSLCLYPTLEEQMLTMPHLMPFSDHTYLYHLSLSGRLERFPDEIEFYPPNLISLELECRNAEQNPMVTLEKLPNLRFLKLFHCSSMVKKMVCTSGGFQQLETLQLWNFKELKELIVEEGAMPDLKDLVIDTSPKMKRLSHGLLQRKNLQHLKLYDLSPELRDELSRIEGGDPEKICLATSIHGWRHTAS